A DNA window from Oscarella lobularis chromosome 8, ooOscLobu1.1, whole genome shotgun sequence contains the following coding sequences:
- the LOC136190175 gene encoding uncharacterized protein: MIWRYCALFCILAVAFCEAGRNDTRKHCEGKCRQYTPHPRAEEVMRLKELLHAECVHKHQCPTPKAAIRNQPCENGRSGEYECSNVDLLAFVPLDSMGSSGDGNDIWGWTDPESGREYAVVGAVDLTAFVDVTEPTEPRVIGTLRTHTTSSLWRDIKVFNNHAFIVSEASNHGMQVFDLTQLRDVAPGEPAREFTETAHYPEFGNCHNVVGNEDTGFMYCVGSRTCSGGLHMVDVSNPNDPQYAGCFSQDGYVHDAQCVVYKGPDQRYAGKEICFCYDEDTLTIVDVQDKSNPILLSRVPYSNNYYTHQGWLTEDHTHLLLDDELDELYGSNKNTRTLIWNVRDLQEPALINSFYSEKTASDHNLYIKGKYAYQSNYCAGLRILDVSGIDEGELKEVGYFDLAPYCSSPGFQGAWSSYPYFNSGTIVVNSIELGLFVLRFNEP; this comes from the exons ATGATTTGGCGCTATTGTGCTCTTTTCTGCATACTAGCAGTCGCTTTCTGCGAG GCTGGTCGAAATGACACCAGAAAGCATTGCGAAGGCAAATGTCGTCAATACA CGCCGCACCCGCGAGCCGAAGAGGTGATGCGACTGAAGGAGCTCTTGCACGCCGAATGCGTTCATAAGCACCAGTGCCCCACCCCCAAAGCGGCGATACGAAATCAGCCGTGCGAGAACGGACGCAGCGGCGAGTACGAGTGCAGCAACGTCGACTTGCTCGCTTTCGTGCCGCTCGATAGCATGGGCTCGtccggcgacggcaacgacatTTGGGGATGGACAGATCCGGAGTCGGGACGCGAGTACGCCGTTgtcggcgccgtcgatttgacggcgttcgtcgacgtgaccGAGCCGACCGAACCGCGCGTCATCGGCACACTTCGAACGCACACGACGAGCAGTCTGTGGCGCGATATCAAAGTGTTCAACAACCACGCGTTCATAGTCAGCGAAGCGTCTAATCACGGCATGCAG GTTTTCGATTTGACTCAACTGAGAGATGTGGCACCGGGCGAACCAGCCCGCGAGTTCACCGAAACGGCTCACTACCCCGAATTCGGCAACTGTcacaacgtcgtcggcaaCGAGGACACGGGCTTCATGTACTGCGTCGGTTCGCGCACGTGCAGCGGCGGCCTTCACATGGTCGACGTGAGCAACCCCAACGATCCCCAATACGCCGGCTGCTTCAGCCAGGACGGCTACGTCCACGACGCCCAATGCGTCGTCTACAAAGGACCCGATCAGCGCTACGCGGGCAAGGAAATCTGCTTCTGCTACGACGAGGACACGCTGACCATTGTCGACGTTCAGGACAAATCGAATCCGATCCTATTGTCGCGCGTGCCGTACAGCAATAACTACTACACCCACCAGGGTTGGCTAACCGAAGATCACACGCATCTTctactcgacgacgagctcgacGAGCTGTACGGATCGAATAAGAACACGCGAACGCTCATATGGAACGTCAGGGATCTCCAAGAGCCCGCGCTCATCAATAGCTTCTATTCGGAGAAAACCGCCAGCGATCACAACCTCTACATCAA GGGCAAGTATGCGTACCAATCGAACTATTGCGCCGGACTGCGCATTCTGGACGTGAGCGGcatcgacgaaggcgaactGAAAGAAGTCGGCTACTTCGACCTCGCGCCCTACTGCAGTTCGCCCGGCTTTCAAGGCGCCTGGAGCAGTTATCCCTATTTCAATAGCGGTacgatcgtcgtcaacaGCATCGAACTGGGTCTGTTCGTGCTCCGATTCAACGAACCGTAA
- the LOC136190167 gene encoding uncharacterized protein, whose amino-acid sequence MLTFLLLSLSPLLLQGETVVQYRVSSSRWNDDKTTIFSTIKEAQAAVRACLIDFSCFGQADRIDVRIDRGRYELAETWRLTPEDSGPIPVRWIGGAGVVLSGGTAITNWERLPGGPLWTATVPSNVTHFNQLFVNSERRTRARTPNLGDYHKWKSPLCELHRGHIDTCSLWARYGFVYDGDDVKSQYRNEKNVEFVIYHGWTASRHHLRNVVTENSSVIFTNPAEYPIGHWPNHDSESGGRYYIDNTFEGLDSPGEWYYDESNRKVLYWPLSGEDVPGLDFVAARLTQIVDAFGVKNTHMTDMAIQYSDWSCGETEKCDHQSTEWQTTAAIRIRKAENVTLDGLHILNHGPYAVWIDDSSQNVVVRSCFVEDLGTGGIRIGNNDSSTDVDDAVQNILVFNNTIKNGGWVFPSGTGIFIQFAYNVNVSHNEVSYFSYTGISVGWSWNFNPTTNGGHYVGYNHVYNLGLRRELGDAMACFYTLGIDNGTRIVNNLCHDVYAFYTGGYCVSQDQGSSGLFIGDNVCFRFTGSPQNQHYGVNNTYENNMFLDGYASSWTDRNAGALRTSPQADLPNSFALRNNIVMISNESALLFDGNWNDTGSPRWSYELDRNVYWSTASDLSRASVFGGCTARMCGSRAFNYTLSEWQKSGRDVHSVVADPMFADPERYHSLNFELKANSPALRLGFRQIDLSQVGPLP is encoded by the coding sequence ATGCTCACCTTTCTGCTCCTGAGTCTCTCGCCGTTGCTGTTGCAAGGGGAGACAGTCGTGCAATATCGCGTAAGCTCTTCTAGGTGGAACGACGACAAGACAACGATTTTTTCAACAATCAAAGAAGCCCAGGCGGCCGTGCGAGCTTGTCTGATTGATTTCTCGTGCTTCGGCCAGGCGGATCGCATCGACGTTCGCATCGATAGAGGCCGATACGAGCTCGCCGAAACTTGGCGTTTGACGCCCGAGGATTCCGGTCCCATTCCCGTGCGATGGATCGGAGGAGCGGGTGTCGTCCTCTCGGGCGGCACGGCCATCACGAATTGGGAACGCCTACCGGGCGGACCTCTGTGGACGGCAACGGTGCCGTCCAACGTGACGCACTTTAATCAACTTTTCGTCAATAGCGAACGTCGCACGCGAGCTCGCACGCCGAACCTCGGAGACTACCACAAATGGAAATCGCCTCTGTGCGAATTACATCGCGGACACATCGACACTTGCTCGCTCTGGGCTCGCTACGGATTCGTCTACGacggtgatgacgtcaagagcCAGTAtcgaaatgaaaaaaacgtcgaattcgtcaTCTATCACGGCTGGACGGCGAGTCGGCATCACCTCCGAAACGTCGTGACGGAAAACTCTTCGGTTATTTTCACAAATCCGGCCGAGTATCCGATCGGCCATTGGCCCAATCACGATTCCGAGTCGGGCGGTCGCTACTACATCGATAATACGTTCGAAGGACTCGACAGTCCCGGCGAATGGTACTATGACGAGTCCAATCGAAAAGTCTTATATTGGCCTCTGTCCGGCGAAGACGTGCCCGgtctcgatttcgtcgccgcgcgtctgacgcaaatcgtcgacgcgttcggTGTCAAAAACACGCACATGACCGACATGGCGATTCAGTACAGCGACTGGTCGTGCGGCGAGACGGAGAAGTGCGATCACCAGTCGACCGAATGgcagacgacggcggcgataCGAATCCGTAAAGCGGAAAACGTCACGCTCGACGGACTTCACATTCTCAATCACGGCCCCTACGCCGTGTGGATCGACGACTCGTCtcaaaacgtcgtcgttcgatcgtgCTTCGTCGAAGATCTCGGCACGGGAGGAATTCGAATCGGCAacaacgattcgtcgaccgacgtcgacgacgccgtgcaGAACATCCTCGTCTTTAATAACACTATCAAAAACGGCGGTTGGGTATTTCCGTCCGGCACGGGCATATTCATTCAGTTCGCCTAcaacgtcaacgtgtcgCACAACGAGGTCAGTTACTTCTCCTACACGGGAATCTCCGTCGGTTGGTCGTGGAACTTTAAcccgacgacgaacggcggACACTACGTCGGATACAATCACGTCTACAATCTCGGCCTACGACGCGAACTGGGCGACGCGATGGCCTGCTTCTATACGCTCGGCATCGACAACGGGACGCGCATCGTGAACAATCTCTGTCACGACGTCTACGCGTTCTACACGGGCGGCTATTGCGTGTCGCAAGATCAGGGCAGCAGCGGTCTCTTCATCGGCGACAACGTCTGTTTTCGGTTCACCGGATCGCCGCAGAATCAGCACTACGGCGTCAATAATACGTACGAAAACAACATGTTTCTCGACGGCTACGCGTCGTCGTGGACCGATCGCAATGCGGGCGCGCTGAGAACGTCGCCGCAAGCCGACTTGCCGAATAGTTTCGCGCTTCGAAATAACATCGTTATGATATCGAACGAGTCGGCGCTTTTGTTCGACGGGAATTGGAACGATACGGGGTCGCCGAGATGGAGCTACGAGCTCGATCGAAATGTGTACTGGAGCACGGCGAGCGATTTGAGTCGGGCCAGCGTTTTTGGTGGATGCACGGCTCGTATGTGCGGATCTCGTGCGTTTAACTATACGTTAAGCGAGTGGCAGAAGAGCGGTCGCGACGTTCATTCTGTCGTTGCCGATCCCATGTTTGCCGACCCGGAGCGATATCACTCGCTCAATTTTGAACTCAAGGCCAATTCACCGGCTTTGCGACTGGGATTTCGGCAAATTGACCTTAGTCAAGTTGGGCCGTTGCCTTAG
- the LOC136190168 gene encoding dystrophin-like isoform X2, with product MDGWERAETNTGIPYYINDIEKKTQWDHPLLKKLDKELEDLDRIRFIAYKTAMKLRAVQKFVRMSLVKLRAVKEVLSTVDRETIDVRDAHDLVAKVYQLNKDGTWGGVDDAHVDLCAELMLNWLLNVYDHGRTGKIRTQSLKVGLTLLSQATLNDKYLYLFLEHGDGKGRISRESVGHLMMDMLLIPRQLVKAESQAFGGGNVDPIVQSCFDYARARPGIEQVTYNQFTAWLLAEPQAIVWLPTMHRLSAAESVKHDVKCNECKTYPMVGFRFRSMKHLNLDLCQSCFFSGCGMKNNMKNARYFQEYCVPTSSGEDVKDFARVLRNKLTKKHRSKKAKFIPIAASDHLDQSGGSAATPRSTKSSSEVHSEIGDLSLRLRELEETPPLRKPEGDEEHALILHYAKSLAGETPRAADTAESAAETTKQISDLEGNIQTLEDDKRYLQDELHQLRQQAAAAAAEEERERHLVTSEQDAETRKRYDKLRRDKERLEARIDVVEEHNRQLMAQLQRLRHILQEQQDRQSSIGSVSGHRSAVVERQPASAVEHAQFAGSSSITGNEETEIRNIVKNVMATFPDCLGGGEEEEVFGDLFVAAGGVGNAISVLVSDLSDNK from the exons ATGGACGGCTGGGAACGAGCCGAAACTAACACGGGAATTCCCTACTACATCAA CGatatcgaaaagaaaacgcaatgGGATCACCCGCTACTAAAGAAACTCGACAAAGAGCTCG AGGATCTCGATCGAATACGCTTCATCGCCTACAAAACGGCGATGAAACTGCGCGCCGTGCAAAAATTCGTTCGAA TGTCCCTAGTGAAGTTGCGCGCGGTAAAGGAAGTTCTATCGACGGTCGAtcgcgagacgatcgacgtgcgAGACGCCCACGATCTCGTCGCTAAAGTATATCAGTTGAACAAGGACGGTACGTggggcggcgtcgacgacgcgcacgtCGACTTGTGCGCCGAACTCATGCTCAATTGGCTGCTAAACGTCTACGATCA TGGACGAACGGGAAAAATAAGGACGCAGTCGTTGAAAGTCGGCTTGACTCTCCTGTCGCAGGCGACGCTCAACGATAAGTATTTAT ATTTATTTCTCGAGCACGGCGACGGAAAGGGACGAATCAGTCGCGAATCGGTTGGCCACCTGATGATGGACATGCTTCTG ATTCCTCGACAGCTCGTCAAGGCGGAGAGCCAAgcgttcggcggcggcaacgtcgaTCCCATTGTCCAGAGCTGCTTCGATTACGCGCGAGCGCGACCGGGAATCGAGCAGGTCACCTATAATCAGTTCACCGCCTGGCTTTTGGCCGAGCCGCAGGCAATCGTCTGGTTGCCGACGATGCATCGATTGAGCGCCGCTGAATCCG TGAAGCACGACGTGAAGTGCAATGAATGCAAGACGTATCCCATGGTGGGATTCAG GTTTCGGTCTATGAAGCATCTCAATTTGGACTTGTGTCAG AGCTGCTTCTTTTCCGGTTGCGGTATGAAGAATAACATGAAGAATGCGAGATACTTCCAGGAGTACTGCGTTCCG ACGTCGTCTGGCGAAGACGTGAAGGACTTCGCTCGCGTCCTGCGAAATAAACTCACGAAGAAGCATCGTAGCAAAAAGGCGAAATTTATTCCCATAGCAGCGTCCGATCACTTGGATCAATCTGG AGGTTCTGCCGCTACTCCCCGATCGACTAAGTCGTCCAGCGAAGTCCATTCAGAAATAGGGGATCTGTCTTTGAG ATTGAGGGAATTGGAGGAGACGCCGCCGCTGAGAAAACCCGAGGG CGATGAAGAACATGCTCTGATACTCCATTATGCCAAGAG TCTCGCTGGAGAAACACCTCGCGCCGCAGAC ACTGCCGAAAGTGCGGCTGAGACGACGAAGCAGATATCCGACTTGGAGGGAAACATTCAAACGTTAGAGGACGACAAGCg ATATCTTCAAGACGAGCTGCATCAGTTGAGGCAGCAAGcggcggccgccgccgccgaagaggaaagagagagacatCTGGTCACGTCGGAACAGGATGCAGAAACGCGCAAGCGTTACGACAAATTGAGAAGAGACAAGGAACGTCTGGAAGCTCGTATTGACGTCGTGGAGGAACACAATCGACAGCTCATGGCTCAGCTTCAAAGGCTCAGGCACATCCTTCAGGAG CAACAAGATCGTCAGAGTTCTATTGGCAGCGTGTCAG GCCATCGTAGTGCCGTTGTTGAACGACAGCCTGCTTCGGCTGTGGAGCACGCGCAATTTGCCGGCTCTAGCAGCATCACTGGAAACGAAGAGACCGAAATACGAAATATTGTGAAGAACGTGATGGCTACTTTTCCTGATTGTCTTGGCG GTggggaagaagaagaagttttTGGCGATTTATTTGTTGCAGCGGGAGGAGTTGGCAACGCCATCTCCGTTTTAGTCAGCGATTTGTCTGACAACAAGTAG
- the LOC136190184 gene encoding thioredoxin domain-containing protein 15-like — protein MSRRKQNVVLLLLGCWFLLASSDRLAFEHRPLARVGPPPAPTCKRPSYEDLCRPPKSSDSVENSQTCRPIRCRRDESSSTSENRFLELVDEPESLENRLNSSTSESPCVAVIFYADWCPFSAKAAPAFNALPRVYPDLKFVAYNASIVSSINSRFGIMGLPTILLFHRGWARLRFNVTFSLENLIDFINNRTDLTPRLDVQLTDDDYRGPLPSRHRATYDYALTYSVAFLTGFVAWTAWNSRPTRQLRLWFTRTHRDSNRR, from the exons ATGTCCCGTAGAAAGCAGAATgtcgtccttcttcttcttggcTGCTGGTTTTTGCTTGCTTCGTCTGATCGCCTCGCATTCGAGCACCGACCGTTAGCAAGAGTGGGGCCCCCACCCGCTCCGACCTGCAAGCGTCCATCGTACGAAGACCTCTGCAG ACCCCCCAAATCGAGCGACAGCGTCGAAAACTCCCAGACATGTCGACCGATTCGATGTCGAagagacgaatcgtcgtcgacgtccgagAATCGATTCTTggagctcgtcgacgagcccGAAAGCCTAGAAAATCGActcaattcgtcgacgtcggagagTCCGTGCGTCGCCGTCATATTCTACGCCGATTGGTGCCCGTTCAGCGCGAAAGCGGCGCCAGCGTTCAACGCCCTGCCGCGAGTCTATCCCGATCTCAAATTTGTTGCCTACAATGCGTCGATTGTTTCCTC gattAATAGTCGATTTGGTATAATGGGATTGCCGACGATTCTGCTCTTTCATCGGGGTTGGGCGAGACTTCGGTTCAACGTGACGTTCAGTCTCGAAAATTTAATCGATTTCATTAATAATCGTACAG ATCTTACTCCGCGTCTCGACGTTCAATTGACGGACGACGACTATCGCGGCCCGCTGCCGTCGCGTCATCGCGCGACGTACGATTACGCACTGACGTACAGCGTCGCATTTCTCACCGGATTCGTCGCGTGGACGGCGTGGAATTCGCGTCCGACCCGGCAACTGCGACTCTGGTTCACACGAACGCATCGCGACAGCAATCGCAGATAG
- the LOC136190168 gene encoding dystrophin-like isoform X1 yields MPGIEESDKSSGHDTMDGWERAETNTGIPYYINDIEKKTQWDHPLLKKLDKELEDLDRIRFIAYKTAMKLRAVQKFVRMSLVKLRAVKEVLSTVDRETIDVRDAHDLVAKVYQLNKDGTWGGVDDAHVDLCAELMLNWLLNVYDHGRTGKIRTQSLKVGLTLLSQATLNDKYLYLFLEHGDGKGRISRESVGHLMMDMLLIPRQLVKAESQAFGGGNVDPIVQSCFDYARARPGIEQVTYNQFTAWLLAEPQAIVWLPTMHRLSAAESVKHDVKCNECKTYPMVGFRFRSMKHLNLDLCQSCFFSGCGMKNNMKNARYFQEYCVPTSSGEDVKDFARVLRNKLTKKHRSKKAKFIPIAASDHLDQSGGSAATPRSTKSSSEVHSEIGDLSLRLRELEETPPLRKPEGDEEHALILHYAKSLAGETPRAADTAESAAETTKQISDLEGNIQTLEDDKRYLQDELHQLRQQAAAAAAEEERERHLVTSEQDAETRKRYDKLRRDKERLEARIDVVEEHNRQLMAQLQRLRHILQEQQDRQSSIGSVSGHRSAVVERQPASAVEHAQFAGSSSITGNEETEIRNIVKNVMATFPDCLGGGEEEEVFGDLFVAAGGVGNAISVLVSDLSDNK; encoded by the exons ATGCCTGGCATCGAAG aaaGCGACAAATCCTCGGGTCACGACACCATGGACGGCTGGGAACGAGCCGAAACTAACACGGGAATTCCCTACTACATCAA CGatatcgaaaagaaaacgcaatgGGATCACCCGCTACTAAAGAAACTCGACAAAGAGCTCG AGGATCTCGATCGAATACGCTTCATCGCCTACAAAACGGCGATGAAACTGCGCGCCGTGCAAAAATTCGTTCGAA TGTCCCTAGTGAAGTTGCGCGCGGTAAAGGAAGTTCTATCGACGGTCGAtcgcgagacgatcgacgtgcgAGACGCCCACGATCTCGTCGCTAAAGTATATCAGTTGAACAAGGACGGTACGTggggcggcgtcgacgacgcgcacgtCGACTTGTGCGCCGAACTCATGCTCAATTGGCTGCTAAACGTCTACGATCA TGGACGAACGGGAAAAATAAGGACGCAGTCGTTGAAAGTCGGCTTGACTCTCCTGTCGCAGGCGACGCTCAACGATAAGTATTTAT ATTTATTTCTCGAGCACGGCGACGGAAAGGGACGAATCAGTCGCGAATCGGTTGGCCACCTGATGATGGACATGCTTCTG ATTCCTCGACAGCTCGTCAAGGCGGAGAGCCAAgcgttcggcggcggcaacgtcgaTCCCATTGTCCAGAGCTGCTTCGATTACGCGCGAGCGCGACCGGGAATCGAGCAGGTCACCTATAATCAGTTCACCGCCTGGCTTTTGGCCGAGCCGCAGGCAATCGTCTGGTTGCCGACGATGCATCGATTGAGCGCCGCTGAATCCG TGAAGCACGACGTGAAGTGCAATGAATGCAAGACGTATCCCATGGTGGGATTCAG GTTTCGGTCTATGAAGCATCTCAATTTGGACTTGTGTCAG AGCTGCTTCTTTTCCGGTTGCGGTATGAAGAATAACATGAAGAATGCGAGATACTTCCAGGAGTACTGCGTTCCG ACGTCGTCTGGCGAAGACGTGAAGGACTTCGCTCGCGTCCTGCGAAATAAACTCACGAAGAAGCATCGTAGCAAAAAGGCGAAATTTATTCCCATAGCAGCGTCCGATCACTTGGATCAATCTGG AGGTTCTGCCGCTACTCCCCGATCGACTAAGTCGTCCAGCGAAGTCCATTCAGAAATAGGGGATCTGTCTTTGAG ATTGAGGGAATTGGAGGAGACGCCGCCGCTGAGAAAACCCGAGGG CGATGAAGAACATGCTCTGATACTCCATTATGCCAAGAG TCTCGCTGGAGAAACACCTCGCGCCGCAGAC ACTGCCGAAAGTGCGGCTGAGACGACGAAGCAGATATCCGACTTGGAGGGAAACATTCAAACGTTAGAGGACGACAAGCg ATATCTTCAAGACGAGCTGCATCAGTTGAGGCAGCAAGcggcggccgccgccgccgaagaggaaagagagagacatCTGGTCACGTCGGAACAGGATGCAGAAACGCGCAAGCGTTACGACAAATTGAGAAGAGACAAGGAACGTCTGGAAGCTCGTATTGACGTCGTGGAGGAACACAATCGACAGCTCATGGCTCAGCTTCAAAGGCTCAGGCACATCCTTCAGGAG CAACAAGATCGTCAGAGTTCTATTGGCAGCGTGTCAG GCCATCGTAGTGCCGTTGTTGAACGACAGCCTGCTTCGGCTGTGGAGCACGCGCAATTTGCCGGCTCTAGCAGCATCACTGGAAACGAAGAGACCGAAATACGAAATATTGTGAAGAACGTGATGGCTACTTTTCCTGATTGTCTTGGCG GTggggaagaagaagaagttttTGGCGATTTATTTGTTGCAGCGGGAGGAGTTGGCAACGCCATCTCCGTTTTAGTCAGCGATTTGTCTGACAACAAGTAG